AATCAATTATTAAAAAGACTGGGTGTGAGATATTGCCGTGTATATGTGAATGGCCTTAACCTTTTCAACATTACCAAATTTGACCTGTGGGATCCGGAACTGGGAGGGAATGGGTTCAACTATCCTATTCAGAAGGCTTATAATTTAGGTATCAACATCAATTTATAAACAAAGCATTATGAAGCGCTATCAAATAAATACAACAGCCCGTGCGTGGTGCATGTTTATACTGTGTTTGCTGGGGATCACAAATGAAGGCTGCAATAAATACCTGGATGTTACCCCGGAGAATGTAGGCACCATAGACTATGCTTTCCGGAACAGGAACGAAGCAGAGAACTACCTGTTCACCTGTTACAATAACCTGCAGCAAATGAGCAATGTGCTGGGTGATCCTGGCTTTACTACATCGGCAGAGATCGTTTATCCCAATGATCTGTCTGAAAGACCTATTGCTGATGAAGGCTTCCAGCTGATCAGGGGAACAACACAGAATATCTCCAATCCTATCCTCAATTACTGGGATGGCAGCAATATGGCACCCAATATCTTCCAGGCTATCCGCCGCTGCAACATCATGCTGGAGAACATCGATAAACCTATTGATCTCTCTGAGGAAGAAAAAGCAAGATGGATTGCGGAAACAAAATTCCTGAAAGGATATTACCATTATTTCCTCGCCAGGATGTATGGCCCCGTTCCCATCTATAAAGTGAATCAAAACGTTACGGCCCCGATAGAAGAGATCAGGGTGAAAAGGGCGCCGGTGGATTCCGTATTCAATTACGCTGTTCAGCTGATGGATGAAGCCATTCCTGATCTGCCGGTGCAGATAGCAAACATTCAACAGGAAATGGGACGGATCACAAAGGTGATCGCTTTATCTGTAAAGGCTGAAATACTGGCTACGCAGGCAAGCCCCTTATTCAATGGTAATCCTGACTATGCAAGGTTTAAGAATAAAGACGGAGAGGTGTTATTCTCTGCAACGGCAGATCCTGCCAAATGGCAACGCGCCGCTGCTGCCTGTAAGGCTGCTATTGATGAAGCAGTCAGCCTCAACATGAAATTATACACCTTCATTCAACCCGCTAACCTGCCGGTGCTGACGGATTCCCTTCGCAAAGTGCTTACCATTCAGAATGCGGTGACCGAGAAGTGGGACTTCAATGCAGAGGTGATCTGGGCACTCAATGGTACCTTCGGTTACCAGAACTTCTGTATTCCCCGCCTTACCACCAAAGCAGTGGAAAACTCAACTGCGGCGGCAGGCAGCTTTACTGTTCCCTTATCCACAACAGATCTTTTCTATACGGACAATGGTGTACCCATCAATGAAGATAAGACCTGGGATTATGGCCGCCGTTTTGAGCTGCAGACAGGTGATAACGCCAACAAGTACTTTATCAAGAGTGGCTACACGACTATCAGAAATAATTTCAAACGTGAAGTACGGTATTATGCCAACATCGGTTTCGATGGTGGTGTATGGTTTGGGAATGGCGTAACAGATCAGAATAACCCCTTGTACATTGAAGCAAAAGGCCCTGATTCAAAGGCAGGTCCTAAAGACCGTGTGCGGATCAATATGCTGGCTATGTGGCCTAAAAAGCTGGTGAATTACCTCACTGTTTTCAATGAAGGTGTGCAGCAATCAGCTTTCCGTTTGCCACGCACCCGCCTGGCAGATCTGTACCTGTTATATGCAGAATGCCTGAACGAGGCCAGTGGGCCTTCTCCGGATGTATATAACTATATAGACCTCGTACGCCAACGCGCAGGCCTCAAAGGTGTGGTGGAATCCTGGGCGCAGTTCAGTTCAGCACCTAATAAGCCAACCACCAAAGAAGGCCTGCGTGAGATCATCCACCGGGAACGCCGGGTGGAATTATGCTTTGAAGGAAAAGCAGGATGGGACCTCAGGAGATGGAAAGAAATGCTTACTGTACTGGCGCCGCCTATACAGGGCTGGAGCATCTTCCAGAAAACCAATAGCAATTTTTACACGCTGCAAACTTTGTTCATACCTGGAATGACTGTAAGGGACTACTTCTGGCCATTGTCAGACGCTGCATTGTCCAATAACCCCAATCTGGTACAAACACTGTATTGGTAATCGTTTCATCGTATCAAAATGACTGTTATGAATAATAAATATATCTTTTTAACATTCACTCTGTTGCTGGCGGTTATAGCCTGTACCAAAGTAAAGGATTACAATGATCCTATTTCAGGAGATAAAACAAAGCCGGGTGTGATCAGCAATATAAAAGTGGCCAACTTCAACGGTGGCTCTCACATCACTTACAGCCTGCCTTCTTCGGGAAACGTGTTGTATGTGAAAGCGGAATATGTGATCGATGAGAAAACAGGAAAGAAACGGCAGACAAAGTCCAGTTACTACAGTGATAGTATCATGGTACAGGGTTTTGCGGAAAAAAAAGAATACTCAGTAACACTCACCACCGTCACCCGTTCCAATGTAGAATCTGATCCCGTAACGGTAAAGGTTTTTCCGGATACGCCGGTATACAAACAGGTGGCTAAAACTATCAGGATACAACCCGATTTTGGAGGACTCAATGTTCAGACGGAAAACGTCAATAAAAAACCGGTAGGCGTGATTGTGTTGTATAAACCAGCTGGTGCAGACAGGTATTCCATCTATGAGCAAAAGTTCAGTGATTTTGCCGCCCTCAGTTTTTCCTCGCGTGGATTTGACACGCTGCCCAAACAGTTTGCCGTATACATTACGGACCAATGGGGCAACAATTCCGATACGCTTTTTCAAACCATCAAACCCTTGTTTGAAAAAGAGCTGGATAAAAGTAAATTCTTCGGCAATGCCTTACCTAGTGATGGCAGGATAGGTTTCGGATGGGCATTGTCCAATCTGTGGAACGGCAATACCGGTGGTACCGGCTGGCATACGGTACAGGAGAATGTGCCCTTACCCATCGTATGTACTTTTGGATTAGGCGTTTCAGCCAAAATAAGCCGCTTTGTATTATATGGAAGGTCCGGTTATGAATATGGTCATGGAAATCCCAAGGTATTCTCCATATGGGGTTCAGACAAACCAGCTCCCGCAGATCAGGTATTGCCTGTATTTGCAGAAGAAGGAGCCGTATTGGGTGATTGGGTGAACATGGGTAATTATGTATGGCCAGGGCCGCCATCAGGAGCACCCGCTGCTTCACCTACGGCAACAGACAGGGCTGTGTTTAACCGTGGTATGGAATTCAATGTTCTCTTCACGGCGCCTAAAACAAGGTTCATCAGAATGGCCGTTACCGAATCATGGTCAGGCGCCACCTTTGCGCATGCCATGGAAATCACCCTGTTTGGAAATACTAATTAAAAAGAACGTTTATGAAAAGAAGTATCATCCTGCTGCTTTTTACTTCCTGCCTGTATTTCAGCTGTAATAAAGGCGAAGTGGAATACAAGGACCTGTTAGGCGGCAACGAAATAATATATCCGGGCCTCACCGGCAATTTCAAAGCATTCCAGGGAAACCTGCGGGTAAAACTGCAATGGAACCCAAGCCCGGACCCAAGCATAACAAAATATCTTATTTACTGGAATAATAACACAGATTCGATGACGCTGACTGCTTCCAGCAATAATACGCAGGACACGATCAGTACTATGATCACCGGCATTGGAGAGTATGTGCAGAACTTTGTATTGTATACTTTCGATGCTAAAGGGAACAGATCAATAGGGCAATCGCTTTCCGGGGTAAGGATCTTTGGACCCTTATATGTTTCCTCTCTTATCAACCGGCCGGTAGATGCCAGCAAACCAATCGTGGTTTTGGACCCGAATACCTACAAGGTGTTCTTTTCGAAACCGGATACGATACTGAATACAGGCACTTCCATATCCTACCTGGATAACCTGCAGAACCCTGTTACGCTTAACCTGAATGCAAAAACAGATTCTGTTGTGCTGAACCAGGTAAAGGCAGGTACCAAAGTAGCCATACGTTCCTCTTATGTGCCGGTGCGTAATGCCGTGGATACATTTCGTGTGGCGTACAGTGATACCTTAACGCTCAAATAAAGGGTGTTGTATCGAAAATAAAAAGAGGCTGTATCATTCTTTTGATACAGCCTCTCTTGCTTTATTTAGTTAATTGACGAAATATAGTGTGATCATTACAGTGCATGAAATGCTTAAGTAATTAAAGATGAATGTATTGTTTCGTTGGTCCGTGTATTGCAATAGTAGCTGCTAAATATGCAAATATGAAAGTTGTAGTTATAGGCAGGCAGTACTTTACTGAGATCAATGATCCCCACACGGTGGTGGCAGATCCCCAGGCACGTTACTTCGGTGCATTGCTCACCGGGAGGGTACTGGTTCCGGGAGAAAGTGCGTATCTTGGTACTACTAATTTTGATGCCTGGATGGCTGCTCAACGTAAACCTGTATAATATGGGCTGGTTTGTAAAATTCATTTCAAGTTCTATTGGTAAAAAGGTGATGATGGCATTGACGGGACTGTTCCTGATCAGTTTCCTGGTAGTGCATTGTGCCATCAATGCTTTGATCTTTTATAATGATGGCGGTAAAACCTTCAATATCGGGGCACATTTCATGGGTACCAATCCTATTATCCGTACCATTGAAATTGTGCTGATAGCCGGTTTTCTCTGGCATATCGGCCAGGGCCTTTATTTGTGGAAGAAGAACCGGGATGCCCGGCCTGTGAAATACCTGGTGAATAAGGGGAATGCCAACAGCA
This DNA window, taken from Chitinophaga niabensis, encodes the following:
- a CDS encoding RagB/SusD family nutrient uptake outer membrane protein translates to MKRYQINTTARAWCMFILCLLGITNEGCNKYLDVTPENVGTIDYAFRNRNEAENYLFTCYNNLQQMSNVLGDPGFTTSAEIVYPNDLSERPIADEGFQLIRGTTQNISNPILNYWDGSNMAPNIFQAIRRCNIMLENIDKPIDLSEEEKARWIAETKFLKGYYHYFLARMYGPVPIYKVNQNVTAPIEEIRVKRAPVDSVFNYAVQLMDEAIPDLPVQIANIQQEMGRITKVIALSVKAEILATQASPLFNGNPDYARFKNKDGEVLFSATADPAKWQRAAAACKAAIDEAVSLNMKLYTFIQPANLPVLTDSLRKVLTIQNAVTEKWDFNAEVIWALNGTFGYQNFCIPRLTTKAVENSTAAAGSFTVPLSTTDLFYTDNGVPINEDKTWDYGRRFELQTGDNANKYFIKSGYTTIRNNFKREVRYYANIGFDGGVWFGNGVTDQNNPLYIEAKGPDSKAGPKDRVRINMLAMWPKKLVNYLTVFNEGVQQSAFRLPRTRLADLYLLYAECLNEASGPSPDVYNYIDLVRQRAGLKGVVESWAQFSSAPNKPTTKEGLREIIHRERRVELCFEGKAGWDLRRWKEMLTVLAPPIQGWSIFQKTNSNFYTLQTLFIPGMTVRDYFWPLSDAALSNNPNLVQTLYW
- a CDS encoding DUF5000 domain-containing lipoprotein, with the translated sequence MNNKYIFLTFTLLLAVIACTKVKDYNDPISGDKTKPGVISNIKVANFNGGSHITYSLPSSGNVLYVKAEYVIDEKTGKKRQTKSSYYSDSIMVQGFAEKKEYSVTLTTVTRSNVESDPVTVKVFPDTPVYKQVAKTIRIQPDFGGLNVQTENVNKKPVGVIVLYKPAGADRYSIYEQKFSDFAALSFSSRGFDTLPKQFAVYITDQWGNNSDTLFQTIKPLFEKELDKSKFFGNALPSDGRIGFGWALSNLWNGNTGGTGWHTVQENVPLPIVCTFGLGVSAKISRFVLYGRSGYEYGHGNPKVFSIWGSDKPAPADQVLPVFAEEGAVLGDWVNMGNYVWPGPPSGAPAASPTATDRAVFNRGMEFNVLFTAPKTRFIRMAVTESWSGATFAHAMEITLFGNTN
- a CDS encoding DUF4998 domain-containing protein, translating into MKRSIILLLFTSCLYFSCNKGEVEYKDLLGGNEIIYPGLTGNFKAFQGNLRVKLQWNPSPDPSITKYLIYWNNNTDSMTLTASSNNTQDTISTMITGIGEYVQNFVLYTFDAKGNRSIGQSLSGVRIFGPLYVSSLINRPVDASKPIVVLDPNTYKVFFSKPDTILNTGTSISYLDNLQNPVTLNLNAKTDSVVLNQVKAGTKVAIRSSYVPVRNAVDTFRVAYSDTLTLK